The following coding sequences lie in one Deinococcus sp. YIM 134068 genomic window:
- the cydD gene encoding thiol reductant ABC exporter subunit CydD, producing MKPLLQLPGVRPLALACAGLALLTFALALTQWTLVARIVNGIFLGRQAPEVFAVALAGLAAVWFVRSALVGLRDVLAARAAARVKREMRGRLLTHLLDLGPLYATGQRAGELTEVVTEGVERLEGFVGRFVPGAAFAAVLPPLLALTVLFLDPLSGLILLFTGPVIVVLLWLVGTMAEGAARAQWLTLGRLSAGFVDTLRGLPTLVVFGRDRERLAALREADEGYRRVTLGVLRTAFLSGFVLEFGATLSTALVAVTVGVRLFEGHLPFERAFFILLLTPEFFAPLRALGADHHAGMEARAASERMFGVLGREAPGRGTLPVPSGRLHIEFRDVSLRYGERAALSGVTLTLPPGSRTLLVGESGAGKTSVARLLLGFAVPTGGEVRVNGVPLTDLDPAAWRARVAYVPERPYLFPGTVRENIRLGRPGATEAEVVEAARAADAHAFITALPNGYDTDVGAEGARLSGGERLRLALARAFLRDAELLILDEPTSQLDVGSEERVREALERLGAGRTVLTISHREALHGGHDQRVELDGGRVRELAGERA from the coding sequence GTGAAACCCCTCCTCCAACTTCCCGGTGTCCGGCCCCTCGCGCTCGCCTGCGCGGGTCTGGCCCTCCTCACCTTCGCCCTCGCCCTGACCCAGTGGACGCTCGTGGCGCGGATCGTGAACGGCATTTTTTTGGGGAGACAGGCACCTGAGGTGTTCGCCGTCGCTCTCGCAGGGTTGGCCGCCGTGTGGTTCGTGCGCTCGGCGCTCGTCGGCCTCCGGGATGTGCTGGCCGCCCGCGCCGCCGCACGGGTCAAGCGGGAGATGCGGGGACGCCTGCTGACGCACCTGTTGGACCTCGGCCCCCTGTACGCCACCGGGCAGCGCGCGGGCGAACTCACGGAGGTCGTGACGGAAGGCGTGGAGCGGTTGGAGGGCTTCGTGGGGCGCTTCGTGCCGGGGGCCGCGTTTGCCGCCGTCCTGCCGCCGCTGCTGGCGCTGACGGTGCTTTTCCTGGACCCCCTCAGCGGCCTGATTCTCCTCTTCACCGGACCCGTCATCGTCGTGCTGCTGTGGCTGGTGGGCACGATGGCCGAGGGCGCGGCGCGGGCGCAGTGGCTCACGCTGGGGCGGCTGAGCGCGGGCTTCGTGGACACGCTGCGCGGGCTGCCGACACTCGTGGTCTTCGGGCGCGACCGGGAGCGGCTGGCGGCATTGCGCGAGGCCGACGAGGGCTACCGCCGGGTGACGCTGGGCGTGCTGCGAACCGCCTTTCTCTCCGGCTTCGTGCTGGAGTTCGGCGCGACGCTGAGCACGGCGCTCGTGGCCGTGACGGTGGGCGTGCGGCTGTTCGAGGGACACCTGCCGTTCGAGCGGGCCTTTTTCATCCTCCTCCTGACCCCCGAGTTCTTCGCGCCGCTCCGTGCGCTGGGGGCCGACCACCACGCGGGCATGGAGGCGCGGGCGGCGAGTGAACGGATGTTCGGAGTGCTGGGGCGGGAAGCACCGGGGCGGGGCACCCTTCCCGTTCCTTCGGGACGACTCCACATCGAGTTCCGGGACGTGAGCCTGCGGTACGGGGAACGCGCGGCCCTCTCCGGCGTCACCCTCACCCTGCCGCCCGGCTCGCGCACCCTGCTCGTGGGTGAGAGCGGCGCGGGCAAGACGAGCGTGGCACGGCTGCTGCTGGGCTTTGCCGTTCCGACCGGGGGCGAGGTGCGGGTGAATGGCGTGCCCCTCACCGACCTCGACCCGGCGGCGTGGCGGGCGCGGGTCGCCTACGTGCCCGAGCGGCCCTACCTCTTCCCCGGCACGGTGCGCGAGAACATCCGGCTGGGACGGCCCGGCGCGACCGAGGCAGAGGTCGTGGAGGCGGCGCGGGCGGCGGACGCGCACGCCTTCATCACGGCGCTTCCGAACGGCTACGACACGGACGTGGGCGCGGAGGGGGCACGGCTCAGCGGCGGCGAACGCCTGCGCCTCGCCCTCGCGCGGGCCTTCCTGCGGGACGCGGAATTGCTCATTCTCGACGAGCCGACCTCGCAGCTCGACGTTGGAAGTGAGGAGCGGGTCCGGGAGGCGCTGGAACGCCTGGGCGCGGGCCGCACGGTCCTCACCATCTCGCACCGGGAGGCGCTGCACGGGGGACACGACCAAAGGGTGGAGCTGGACGGCGGGCGCGTCCGGGAACTCGCGGGGGAGCGGGCGTGA
- the cydC gene encoding thiol reductant ABC exporter subunit CydC — MSGLWRFARGGGRARMLGSVALGAGTVLTSAALLAASGALISGAALRPESLLLLLPLITSVRLFGISRAALRYGERLVSHDLTFRLLGRVRAGAVAHLARVAPAALVGTRGGDLLARVRADVDELQGVYLRLFAPSLVAGVVALVTVALVWLVSPALALVALGLLGVAGVVVPALAVRAAAPAGRTQNAARAELGAATLEALHGLPDLLTGGGRAAAERHFAGLLATLETAETRRARVTGAANAARDALGGLGLIAALVLVGGAVADGETRGPLLAATALGLLASFEAVGNLGSAWAAHGGLRAAAARVEGLRDLRPAVDDPVRPRELPADPTLRFERVSFHYPGSETDVLRDLTLTVGPGERVALVGPSGVGKSTLLALALRFHDPAGGRVTLGGVDLRELGLEAGRSRFAWAPQQAELFGGTLRENLRLGDPEADDADLLALLDDLGLTPLLARLPGGLGGWVGEYGAALSAGERARLSVARALLRPSPLLLLDEPTAHLDPDNARRLLRAVEGRAPDRSILLVTHQPALLGPGWRQVRLESAGAG, encoded by the coding sequence GTGAGCGGGCTGTGGCGCTTCGCGCGGGGCGGTGGGCGGGCGCGGATGCTCGGCTCGGTCGCGCTGGGGGCGGGAACGGTCCTGACCTCCGCCGCGCTGCTGGCCGCGTCGGGGGCGCTGATCTCGGGGGCGGCGCTGAGGCCGGAGTCGCTGCTGCTCCTGCTGCCGCTCATCACGTCGGTGCGGCTGTTCGGCATCTCGCGGGCGGCGCTGCGCTACGGCGAGCGGCTGGTGTCGCATGACCTGACCTTCCGGCTGCTGGGGCGGGTGCGGGCCGGGGCGGTGGCGCACCTCGCGCGGGTTGCGCCCGCCGCGCTCGTGGGCACGCGGGGCGGCGACCTCCTCGCGCGGGTGCGGGCGGACGTGGACGAGTTGCAGGGCGTGTACCTGCGCCTCTTCGCGCCGTCGCTGGTGGCGGGGGTCGTCGCGCTCGTGACGGTGGCGCTCGTGTGGCTGGTCTCCCCGGCCCTCGCCCTCGTCGCGCTGGGGCTGCTGGGGGTAGCGGGGGTTGTGGTGCCCGCGCTCGCCGTCCGCGCCGCCGCGCCCGCTGGCCGGACCCAGAACGCCGCCCGCGCGGAACTCGGGGCCGCGACGCTGGAGGCCCTTCACGGCCTGCCCGACCTCCTGACCGGGGGAGGACGGGCGGCGGCGGAGCGGCATTTCGCGGGGTTGCTCGCCACGCTGGAGACGGCGGAGACGCGGCGGGCACGGGTGACGGGCGCGGCGAACGCGGCCCGCGACGCGCTCGGCGGGCTGGGGCTGATTGCCGCCCTCGTCCTCGTCGGGGGGGCGGTGGCGGACGGCGAGACGCGCGGCCCCCTCCTCGCCGCGACTGCCCTCGGGCTGCTGGCGAGCTTCGAGGCGGTGGGGAACCTCGGGAGTGCCTGGGCCGCTCATGGGGGACTGCGCGCCGCCGCCGCCCGGGTGGAGGGGCTGCGCGACCTCCGGCCCGCCGTGGATGACCCCGTGAGGCCGCGTGAGCTGCCCGCCGACCCGACATTGCGTTTTGAGCGCGTGAGCTTCCATTACCCCGGTTCGGAAACGGACGTGCTGCGCGACCTCACCCTCACCGTGGGGCCGGGGGAACGGGTCGCCCTCGTCGGGCCGTCGGGAGTCGGCAAGAGTACCCTGCTCGCCCTCGCTCTGCGCTTCCATGACCCGGCGGGTGGACGGGTCACGCTGGGCGGGGTGGACCTGCGGGAGTTGGGGCTGGAGGCCGGGCGTTCCCGCTTCGCCTGGGCACCCCAACAGGCCGAACTCTTCGGCGGGACCCTGCGCGAGAACCTGCGGTTGGGCGACCCGGAGGCGGACGACGCCGACCTGCTGGCCCTGCTGGACGATCTCGGCCTGACTCCACTCCTGGCGCGGCTGCCGGGCGGGCTGGGCGGCTGGGTGGGCGAGTACGGGGCCGCGCTCTCGGCAGGCGAGCGGGCGCGGCTCTCGGTGGCGCGGGCGCTGCTGCGGCCTTCACCCCTCCTCCTGCTGGACGAGCCGACCGCCCACCTGGACCCGGACAACGCCCGGCGGCTCCTGCGGGCGGTGGAGGGCCGCGCCCCTGACCGTTCCATCCTGCTCGTCACCCACCAGCCCGCACTGCTCGGCCCCGGCTGGCGGCAGGTGCGGCTGGAAAGTGCGGGTGCAGGATGA
- a CDS encoding ArsR/SmtB family transcription factor, whose translation MERRTYLNAATLSALAEPHRLQIVELLIRQPLTVGEVATRLQLRQPQASKHLRVLSEAGIVRVEAVANRRICTLRAEPFRELDEWLSTYRQLWEDRFDRLDDYLQQLQQRQDETESQTDPHTDPEDQ comes from the coding sequence GTGGAAAGGAGGACCTACCTGAACGCCGCGACCCTGAGCGCGCTGGCCGAGCCGCATCGTCTCCAGATCGTCGAGCTGCTGATCCGGCAGCCCCTCACGGTCGGGGAAGTCGCCACCCGTCTTCAGCTCCGTCAACCCCAGGCGTCCAAGCATCTCCGTGTGCTGAGCGAGGCGGGCATCGTCCGGGTCGAGGCGGTCGCCAACCGCCGCATCTGTACCCTGCGGGCCGAGCCTTTCCGGGAGCTGGACGAGTGGCTGAGCACCTACCGGCAGCTCTGGGAGGACCGCTTCGACCGGCTGGACGACTATTTGCAGCAGCTTCAGCAGCGTCAGGACGAGACCGAATCCCAGACCGACCCGCACACCGACCCCGAGGATCAGTAA
- a CDS encoding SRPBCC domain-containing protein → MTSTATSPMISNIEAGRVLVLERVFKAPRELVFDAFSQAEHLRQWWGPRGWEMPFCSVDLRPGGRWHYCMKCVDKAQGEFYGMESWGLGIYREIEAPARIVYTDYFSDADANINENMPPTLSTLTFEEVEGGTRVTNRAAYDTEEALKTVMDMGMLQGVTETWDRLAGHLESQRR, encoded by the coding sequence ATGACCAGCACCGCCACTTCCCCCATGATCTCGAACATCGAAGCCGGGCGCGTCCTCGTTCTTGAGCGCGTCTTCAAAGCGCCCCGCGAGCTGGTCTTCGACGCGTTCTCGCAGGCCGAGCATCTGCGCCAGTGGTGGGGACCCCGTGGCTGGGAGATGCCCTTCTGCAGCGTCGACCTCCGCCCCGGCGGCAGGTGGCATTACTGCATGAAGTGTGTGGACAAGGCCCAGGGCGAGTTCTACGGCATGGAGTCGTGGGGGCTGGGCATCTACCGGGAGATTGAGGCCCCGGCGCGGATCGTCTACACGGACTACTTCTCGGACGCGGACGCCAACATCAACGAGAACATGCCGCCGACCCTCTCGACGCTGACGTTCGAGGAGGTCGAGGGCGGCACCAGAGTGACCAACCGCGCCGCCTACGACACCGAGGAGGCCCTGAAGACGGTCATGGACATGGGCATGTTGCAGGGCGTCACCGAGACGTGGGACCGCTTGGCCGGGCATCTGGAGTCTCAGCGGCGCTGA
- a CDS encoding YciE/YciF ferroxidase family protein: MTSSPNFRRAARSRLTPCRLATGSGGIHDLSPREGRTMTMQMQDLRGLYIHKLQDIYDAEQQGLQAMQQMSRMVQSPQLRQGLEMHLQQSQGQVQRLEQIFQGMGEQPGGVTCEGMKGLIAEGQKIMGEDMAPEVRDAALIAAQQAAEHYEIAGYGTARTYARLLGEDQAAQLLGQTLEEEKQADDKLTQMAQQINVQAMDA; the protein is encoded by the coding sequence TTGACTTCCTCCCCGAACTTTCGGCGGGCCGCGCGGTCGAGACTGACGCCGTGTCGCCTCGCCACCGGAAGCGGCGGCATCCACGACCTATCTCCACGGGAGGGCAGGACCATGACGATGCAGATGCAGGACCTGCGGGGGTTGTACATCCACAAGCTTCAGGACATCTACGACGCCGAGCAGCAGGGCTTGCAGGCGATGCAGCAGATGAGCCGGATGGTGCAAAGTCCCCAGCTCAGGCAGGGCTTGGAGATGCACCTCCAGCAGTCTCAGGGGCAGGTGCAGCGGCTGGAGCAGATTTTCCAGGGGATGGGTGAGCAGCCCGGCGGCGTGACCTGCGAGGGAATGAAGGGCCTGATTGCCGAGGGCCAGAAGATCATGGGGGAGGACATGGCCCCGGAAGTCCGTGACGCCGCGCTCATCGCCGCCCAGCAGGCCGCCGAGCACTACGAGATCGCCGGGTACGGCACCGCCCGCACCTATGCCCGGCTTCTCGGCGAGGACCAGGCCGCGCAACTGCTGGGGCAGACGCTGGAGGAGGAGAAGCAGGCCGACGACAAGCTGACCCAGATGGCCCAGCAGATCAACGTGCAGGCGATGGACGCCTGA